In Kytococcus sedentarius DSM 20547, the sequence TGCGGCGCGGTCGGTGGTGGCAGAGCTCATGGGTCAAGGGTAGGCGGCCGCGCGCGGGGTAGGGGCCGGGTGGCGCTGCGGCGGGGGCTTGGTGATGCGACGCACACGGTGGGGGTGGGTGGGATGGTCGGGGCGGTTGGGCGGGGCGGCCCTGGTCAGGTGGGGGGTTGGACGAGTTCGGTGGTGTATTCGGTGGGGGTCAGGGTGATGGGGTTGCCGGTGACTTCGACGTCGATTCCCAGGGGTCGCCAGGGGCCGCCGTCCAGGGAGTAGCGGCCGGTGTAGGTGGCGGTGATGCGGGGTTGGACGGGGTCGGTGGTCTCGTAGGTGTGGGTGATGGTGCCGTCGGGGTAGGGGGCGCCGGTGTTGGTGGTGGGGCCGTGGGTGGTGCCGTCGCCGTAGTCGTAGGTGATGTTCTTCAGCTCGGGCATGATCTTGAGGTCGCGGCCGAGCATCTGTGCTGGCGGGATGGCGCGGACCTCGCCGGATTCGTAGCCGGCTTCGGCGAAGTCGGTCGTGAAGTAGACTGGTTTGTTGACCAGTGGGTCGGTGCGGGGTGGGTCGGTGGCCGGGACCGGTAGGGCGAACTTCGTGACTGTGAAGGCCTTGGCGATGCGCGCGTCCGCGACCTGGCCGGACCGGCCGGGGATGGCCTCGGGGAAGCAGGTGCGGGCCTGTCAGATGGTCTGTGTAAGCCGTACTGAGAGGAACGGTGAAGGATCATGACCATGACTGACAAGGAGCAGCGGGCTGGTGCCCAGCCCTCGGGGCAGGACTTGGTGGAGGAGTTGAAGGCTTCGGGGCAGTTGGACGGCTTGTTCGCGCAGATCGATGCCGGGCAGGTTGAGCTGACCGGGGATGGTGGTTTCGTCCCGGCGTTGGTGAAGGCTGCCCTGGAGCGTGGGTTGCAGGCCGAGCTCAGCAGTCACCTGGGCTACGAGAAGGGCTCGGTGGACGCTTCAGCGCACAGCAACTCGCGCAACGGGTCCACCCCGAAGACGGTCGCCTCAGAGGTGGGATCGATCGAGTTGGACGTCCCCCGGGACCGGGACGGGTCGTTCACTCCCCGCCTGGTCCCCAAGGGTCAGCGTCGGCTGGGCGGGTTGGACGACATGATCATCAGCCTCTACGCCGGGGGCATGACGATCCGGGAGATCCAGCACCACCTGGCTGGCACGATCGGCACCGAGCTGTCCCACGAGACGATCAGCAAGATCACCGACGCGGTCGCCCAGGAGGTGCTGGCCTGGCAGGACCGGCCGTTGGAGGAGTTCTACCCGGTGCTCTACCTAGACGCGATCCGGGTCAAGATCCGCCAGGACCATCAGGTGCTCAATCGGGCGGCCTATCTCGCGGTCGGTGTCGATCTGGAGGGTGTCAAGCACGTCCTGGGGATCTGGGTCCAGGACACCGAGGGATCGGCGTTCTGGGCTCACGTGTGCGCCGACCTGGCCAACCGTGGCGTGTCCGACGTGCTGATCGTGTGCTGCGACGGGCTCAAGGGGCTGCCAGAGGCGATCGAGGCGACCTGGCCGGACTCGATGGTCCAGACCTGCGTGGTCCACCTGATCCGCGCGTCCACACGGTTCGTGTCGTACACCGACCGCAAGAAGGTCGCCAAGGAGCTCAAGCCGATCTACACCGCCGCCACCGAGCAGGCCGCCAGAGCCGCGTTGGAGGACTTCGCGGCCAGCGAGATGGGCCGGAAGTACCCCTCGGCGGTCGCGACCTGGCAGGCAGCGTGGGAGCGGTTCGTCCCGTTCCTGGCCTTCCCGCCGATGCTGCGGCGGGTGATCTACACGACGAACTCCATCGAGTCGTTGAACTATCAGCTGCGGAAGGTCACCAAGTCCCGCGGGCACTTCCCCTCGACCGACGCCGCGGTCAAGCTGCTGTGGCTGGCGATCTGCAACATCGAGGACCGACGAGCCGCTGAACGAGCCCGTGAGAAGGGCAAGCCGGCGGCCGAACGCAAAGCCAAGGGCCGCCTCGTCCAGGGCCAGGTCGTCACCAACTGGAAACAGGCACTGGCCCAACTCGCAGCGGCCTACCCCGACCGAATCAACCCCTACCTGTGAACACCCCCGCTTACACAGAAACCTTGACAAGCCCGCAGGTGCTGCCGATCTCCTCCCACGTGGACTGGACACTGTCGTCCTCGGTCAGCAACTCCCGACGAGCGATCACCATCCACGGACCATCACCTGGAGCCGTGTCGCACTTGATCTCGGCCTCGGTGCACATGTTGCCCTCAGAGGAACCCGGGGTCCGCCCAGAACACATCGGCTGCGACGAGTACTCGTAGTACGACACCGGCGGATCCTTCGGACGCGCCGGTGCCGAGTCCGGCGGGAACTCATCCGCGAGGGCCTGTACTTGCTCAAGCGTCAGGCCGACGGACACGCCATCACCATCACGATCACAGTCGACGTAGGAGTCGCACGCCGTGACGCTGTTCAATGCGAGCAGAGTCTCCGCGATCACTGGTCGAGTTCCACCCATTCGCCAGCGGTGGGGTCGGTGGGGATCTTGTCGATCCGCCAGCCGCCGGCGTAGTGCATGTTCAGGCGGAGTCCCAGTCCGTCGATCGCCGGTAGGTCCTTGATCTTTTCCCCCGAGGCGTCCACT encodes:
- a CDS encoding IS256 family transposase, with protein sequence MTMTDKEQRAGAQPSGQDLVEELKASGQLDGLFAQIDAGQVELTGDGGFVPALVKAALERGLQAELSSHLGYEKGSVDASAHSNSRNGSTPKTVASEVGSIELDVPRDRDGSFTPRLVPKGQRRLGGLDDMIISLYAGGMTIREIQHHLAGTIGTELSHETISKITDAVAQEVLAWQDRPLEEFYPVLYLDAIRVKIRQDHQVLNRAAYLAVGVDLEGVKHVLGIWVQDTEGSAFWAHVCADLANRGVSDVLIVCCDGLKGLPEAIEATWPDSMVQTCVVHLIRASTRFVSYTDRKKVAKELKPIYTAATEQAARAALEDFAASEMGRKYPSAVATWQAAWERFVPFLAFPPMLRRVIYTTNSIESLNYQLRKVTKSRGHFPSTDAAVKLLWLAICNIEDRRAAERAREKGKPAAERKAKGRLVQGQVVTNWKQALAQLAAAYPDRINPYL